One Curtobacterium sp. MCLR17_032 genomic window carries:
- a CDS encoding VOC family protein: MIGSLDVVVLDCPDTRALARFYAEVLGGEIVAYDEDWAEVVLPFAGHRPLLALQRVDDYRAPDWPGQDVPQQLHLDVKVDDLDIGEQAVLAIGARATGEGTDTFRVYLDPAGHPFCLVRPQD, translated from the coding sequence ATGATCGGCTCACTCGACGTCGTCGTCCTGGACTGCCCGGACACCCGCGCCCTCGCTCGCTTCTACGCCGAAGTCCTCGGCGGGGAGATCGTCGCCTACGACGAGGACTGGGCCGAGGTGGTCCTGCCCTTCGCCGGACACCGACCGTTGCTCGCCCTGCAGCGGGTCGACGACTACCGGGCTCCGGACTGGCCGGGGCAGGACGTCCCGCAGCAGCTCCACCTCGACGTGAAGGTGGACGACCTCGACATCGGAGAACAGGCCGTGCTGGCGATCGGCGCGCGGGCGACGGGCGAGGGCACCGACACCTTCCGGGTCTACCTCGACCCGGCGGGGCACCCGTTCTGCCTGGTCCGCCCCCAGGACTGA
- a CDS encoding YbaK/EbsC family protein — MPTLNRMPVLLATGSIAIPVAEALVALPSAVLQRIEASPIDPDLADTAAFSEAYGFPVSGGANCIVVAGKRGDTVTYAACVVLASTKLDVNRTVKGLLGARKVSFAPMDDAVERTRMEYGGITPIGLPADWAVYVDSRVLEAPEVVIGAGVRGAKLFLPGALLAELPRVEVVEGLAVEPGSPASPASPASPTGPAEPATSA; from the coding sequence ATGCCGACGTTGAACCGCATGCCCGTCCTGCTCGCCACCGGCTCGATCGCCATCCCCGTCGCGGAGGCCCTGGTCGCCCTGCCCTCCGCCGTGCTGCAGCGGATCGAGGCGTCGCCGATCGACCCGGACCTGGCGGACACGGCAGCGTTCTCCGAGGCCTACGGGTTCCCGGTGTCCGGTGGTGCGAACTGCATCGTCGTCGCGGGCAAGCGCGGCGACACCGTGACCTACGCGGCGTGCGTCGTGCTCGCGTCCACGAAGCTCGACGTCAACCGGACCGTCAAGGGGCTGCTCGGCGCCCGGAAGGTCAGCTTCGCACCGATGGACGACGCGGTCGAGCGCACCCGGATGGAGTACGGCGGGATCACGCCGATCGGGCTGCCCGCGGACTGGGCGGTGTACGTCGACTCCCGGGTGCTCGAGGCGCCCGAGGTCGTCATCGGGGCGGGCGTCCGCGGGGCAAAGCTGTTCCTGCCGGGTGCGCTGCTCGCGGAACTGCCGCGGGTCGAGGTGGTCGAGGGGCTGGCGGTCGAGCCCGGCTCGCCCGCGTCGCCCGCCTCGCCTGCCTCGCCGACCGGGCCGGCCGAGCCGGCGACGTCGGCCTGA
- a CDS encoding multidrug effflux MFS transporter, with protein MSSVADPARTSWTGRRGPLLTLSLIVGVSPFATDMYIPGLPAIARDLDVSTAAVQLTLTAFLVAFAVGQIVVGPISDGVGRRRIMLGGTALFAVAGLVCAIAPDIVTLVVARVVQGLGGAAAAVAGRAMVGDAATGTERSRLYSTLAVVNSVGPVVAPLAGGVVLSFSTWRGAFVVLAVLGAVLTIAAARSLPETLVEPTPGGRSPRAVLERMAELLRIPRFRWYLVTGCCGTIGFFSYIATSSFVFQQQYGFGEGLYTLVFASNASCMIVSTLVFRQLVGRVAEDRLYTIGLAVGTVGSVFVLLGAVSGAGAAVVWPALALVTAAWGWVIPGSITLTQALGHRHPGTASALAGGLTFGLGGLATPLAGALGGTATAMGGMMAGFIALGLVVQVWASARDRRRVVGSR; from the coding sequence ATGAGCAGCGTTGCCGATCCGGCCCGCACGTCCTGGACCGGGCGCCGGGGACCGTTGCTGACCCTCAGCCTGATCGTCGGGGTGTCGCCCTTCGCGACCGACATGTACATCCCGGGGCTGCCGGCCATCGCCCGTGACCTCGACGTCTCGACCGCCGCCGTCCAGCTCACGCTGACCGCGTTCCTCGTCGCCTTCGCGGTCGGGCAGATCGTCGTCGGACCGATCAGCGACGGGGTCGGACGGCGCCGGATCATGCTCGGCGGGACGGCGCTGTTCGCCGTCGCCGGACTGGTCTGCGCGATCGCCCCGGACATCGTGACCCTGGTCGTCGCCCGGGTCGTGCAGGGCCTCGGTGGAGCCGCCGCCGCGGTGGCGGGTCGGGCGATGGTCGGTGACGCGGCCACCGGGACCGAGCGCAGCCGGCTGTACTCGACGCTCGCGGTCGTGAACTCGGTCGGGCCGGTCGTCGCACCGCTCGCGGGCGGGGTCGTGCTGTCGTTCTCGACCTGGCGCGGGGCGTTCGTCGTGCTCGCGGTCCTCGGCGCCGTCCTCACCATCGCGGCCGCACGGTCCCTGCCGGAGACCCTCGTCGAGCCGACCCCGGGCGGCCGGTCGCCCCGCGCCGTGCTCGAACGGATGGCCGAGCTGCTGCGCATCCCGCGGTTCCGCTGGTACCTCGTCACCGGGTGCTGCGGGACCATCGGGTTCTTCTCGTACATCGCCACGTCGTCGTTCGTGTTCCAGCAGCAGTACGGCTTCGGCGAGGGGCTCTACACGCTCGTCTTCGCCTCGAACGCGTCGTGCATGATCGTGTCGACACTGGTGTTCCGGCAGCTCGTCGGCCGCGTCGCCGAGGACCGGCTCTACACGATCGGCCTCGCCGTCGGCACCGTCGGGTCGGTGTTCGTCCTGCTCGGCGCGGTCAGCGGTGCCGGCGCGGCCGTGGTCTGGCCGGCGCTGGCACTCGTCACCGCCGCGTGGGGCTGGGTGATCCCCGGGTCGATCACGCTGACGCAGGCACTCGGCCACCGGCACCCCGGGACCGCCTCGGCGCTGGCTGGTGGGCTGACGTTCGGGCTCGGTGGGTTGGCGACGCCGCTCGCCGGGGCGCTCGGCGGCACCGCGACGGCGATGGGCGGGATGATGGCGGGGTTCATCGCGCTCGGGCTGGTCGTGCAGGTCTGGGCATCGGCGCGGGACCGGCGGCGGGTGGTCGGCTCGCGGTGA